From the Leishmania panamensis strain MHOM/PA/94/PSC-1 chromosome 31 sequence genome, one window contains:
- a CDS encoding nucleoporin (NUP54/57), putative (TriTrypDB/GeneDB-style sysID: LpmP.31.2760): protein MFGATAPSTVIGAPVAGFGKAPATFGTTTLTGTNTTAPTGGGFGSKTGTSTTPGFGTAFAAPMSSAAPVFSATPAGGAAGFGSGSASGTTAPGGAAGVGTCGFRAGGGFGAKSGGGFGTHATSGFGAPATAGIGFGSGAAAPAATGGWGMQQPNPTMQPQAPQQQQATVHLLQPTVTLQDFTRQSALASYLVKLDESYNALHPNCHFRAFVYNTCGAGQAMDAIQKERYTAYLNGGGCSDEAYMQALQKSPDPGRLYPSPIHFSQELRRRTEKQREAVKVLQRKAAELLQDVDTVAGMDAANVRRQREVEQQEVMLLHRWYSLLCKMELLRRHGSSYGEESLLNSRVEQLRQLLRAPGRYSQLLGELRPFLTEEASRVAMVAQQSANKSEARQQQPGFIGAAPAVWRSADGQPLLRSEVDPYMMRDWIQFTKQMQDGIEALDELLKTDLKEMQAIRSRVEAS from the coding sequence ATGTTTGGTGCCACGGCACCTTCGACAGTCATCGGGGCCCCAGTCGCGGGCTTCGGTAAGGCGCCGGCGACGTttggcaccaccaccttaACCGGCACGAACACAACGGCACCCACTggcggcggcttcggctCTAAGACAGGCACCTCGACCACGCCAGGCTTTGGCACCGCGTTTGCTGCCCcgatgagcagcgccgctcctgTGTTTAGCGCCACACCAGCTGGGGGGGCGGCTGGCTTTGGTAGTGGCTCTGCATCAGGGACCACTGCCCCTGGTGGAGCTGCCGGTGTCGGCACGTGCGGCTTTAGAGCTGGCGGCGGTTTTGGGGCGAAGTCAGGAGGAGGTTTTGGCACCCACGCCACCTCTGGCTTCGGAGCGCCCGCAACGGCGGGCATCGGCTTTGGCtcaggggcagcagcaccggcagcgactGGCGGTTGGGGCATGCAGCAGCCCAACCCCACCATGCAGCCCCAGGCAccccaacagcagcaagcgactgtgcacctgctgcagccgacCGTCACGCTGCAGGACTTCACGCGGCAGAGCGCCCTCGCCAGCTATCTCGTCAAGCTGGACGAGTCCTACAACGCACTACACCCCAACTGCCACTTCAGGGCCTTTGTGTACAACACGTGCGGGGCGGGGCAGGCCATGGACGCGATTCAGAAGGAGCGCTACACAGCCTACCTTAACGGCGGTGGATGCAGTGATGAGGCCTACATGCAAGCTCTCCAAAAGAGCCCCGACCCCGGCCGcctctacccctcccccatccacTTCTCCCAGGAGCTCCGGCGGCGAACTGAGAAGCAGcgggaggcggtgaaggtgctgcagaggAAGGCAGCGGAGCTCCTGCAGGATGTCGACACGGTGGCGGGCATGGACGCCGCAAacgtgcggcggcagcgcgaggtggagcagcaggaagTGATGCTGCTCCACCGATGGTACTCGCTTCTATGCAAAATGGAGCTGCTTCGTCGCCACGGCAGCTCATACGGCGAGGAAAGCTTGCTGAACAGCCGcgtcgagcagctccgccagctaTTGCGAGCGCCTGGTCGCTACAGTCAGTTGTTGGGTGAGCTGCGGCCGTTCCTGACGGAGGAGGCATCGCGTGTGGCAATGGTCGCCCAGCAGTCGGCAAACAAGTCGGAAGCGCGTCAACAGCAGCCTGGCTTCATCGGTGCCGCGCCGGCAGTGTGGCGAAGCGCAGACGGtcagccactgctgcgctccGAGGTGGATCCGTACATGATGAGGGACTGGATCCAGTTTACCAAGCAGATGCAGGACGGGATTGAGGCACTGGATGAGTTGCTCAAGACAGACCTAAAGGAGATGCAAGCGATCCGCAGTCGTGTGGAAGCTTCTTAG
- a CDS encoding hypothetical protein (TriTrypDB/GeneDB-style sysID: LpmP.31.2770): MSDQAPPPLPVERAKENLNYEGRVRAEKHKDELVMNYTAYLAAHPEITPLLQDIVQHVLVLKPARPLEAMRAFVQMRSSSSV, translated from the coding sequence ATGTCCGATCAGGCACCCCCACCACTCCCTGTGGAACGCGCGAAGGAGAATCTCAACTATGAGGGCCGCGTGCGCGCCGAGAAGCACAAAGATGAACTTGTCATGAACTATACCGCCTACCTGGCAGCCCACCCGGAGATCACCCCTCTCCTACAGGACATTGTGCAGCACGTGCTGGTGCTGAAACCAGCGCGTCCACTGGAGGCCATGCGTGCATTTGTGCAGATGCGCTCCTCGAGCTCCGTGTAG
- a CDS encoding hypothetical protein (TriTrypDB/GeneDB-style sysID: LpmP.31.2780) codes for MPPASNTPAREKEQLHRKFSAAANALADLYRESSNSYEAGYRDALLFVQRYLQSISPITERRLPPSSAFSMCETVNAQHMAQFLQNTIAARRERMAAVRGIHSLRRRGRENEQENSRFGDACMVSDDGDATENDIHGEEPYLTSQPSSGVTTEPLTDLPLLAASGVVSSAASDFSRATLVVVNRATPALNREREHVVYSDGIVPARLPYQPRRQRLRMERGQSHNSLGAANGHPLSAPLRIGRRN; via the coding sequence ATGCCACCCGCATCGAACACGCCTGCGCGcgagaaggagcagctgcaccgcaagttctccgctgctgccaacGCCCTCGCTGATCTCTACCGTGAGTCCTCCAACTCCTACGAGGCGGGCTACCGCGACGCACTTCTCTTTGTGCAGCGCTACCTGCAAAGCATTTCCCCCATCACCGAGCGCAggctccctccttcctcagcCTTCTCCATGTGCGAGACAGTCAACGCGCAGCACATGGCTCAGTTCTTGCAGAATACAATCGCGGCGCGCCGTGAGCgcatggcagcggtgcgtggCATTCACTCACTGCGCCGACGCGGACGCGAGAACGAGCAAGAGAACAGCAGATTCGGTGACGCTTGTATGGTGAgtgacgacggcgatgcCACGGAGAACGATATCCACGGAGAAGAACCGTACTTGACCTCGCAGCCATCCTCAGGGGTGACCACCGAGCCCCTGACGGATTTACCACTTCTCGCAGCATCTGGAGtggtgagcagcgccgcttccgATTTCTCTCGTGCCACTCTCGTTGTTGTGAATAGGGCGACACCTGCTTTGAATCGCGAGAGGGAGCACGTGGTATACTCGGATGGTATAGTGCCGGCGAGGCTGCCGTACCAGCCGCGCCGTCAGCGCCTCCGCATGGAGCGCGGTCAGAGTCACAACTCTCTGGGCGCTGCTAATGGGCATCCCCTCTCTGCGCCGCTCCGCATCGGAAGGAGAAATTGA
- a CDS encoding inositol polyphosphate 1-phosphatase, putative (TriTrypDB/GeneDB-style sysID: LpmP.31.2790), producing the protein MTSVNVAKLLAVCVRASLAAQRYVMLSLIKLPNAEANMTHVHSVSLATSAAHPYTVLDLSEAGKAILMDSLHHAVSVDVKSHLDHKEGDAADDFVTTADILIQAVVLRALSESFPAFPFTVVGEEDQPSSAVAKEVEACMATHYRILAMPYEAELYASIHAGDACNVDAEAAVVLHADSDEAMRRRLGIFIDPIDATNCFVTGAWQAPMTLVGITLDDVPIAGVMNRIFHYPLTCTDHPAVTETPVKSCVPGLSVVLNTPALASPFVVFDGELLPGPMQIEPQPECTRKTTLAVCCSSTTKELFLQRLLTQLEPCSPVHARGAGYKQYHLLKKMLKGRHVPHEVITPADVFVCPPATIKKWDCCAPHAFLYTFGGDIFDRDGAPLRYPLIDACGAAVSSLSESSVLTNGLVAVTPYAKTEVARRLGWTPTLVQ; encoded by the coding sequence ATGACATCAGTGAATGTGGCGAAGCTTTTAGCTGTTTGCGTCCGGGCATcactggcggcgcagcgctaTGTTATGCTGAGCCTTATAAAACTGCCAAATGCGGAGGCAAATATGACCCACGTGCACAGCGTATCACTAGCAACCTCTGCGGCGCATCCGTACACTGTGCTTGACCTTTCCGAGGCTGGCAAGGCGATTCTGATGGACTCCCTGCACCACGCCGTGAGTGTCGACGTCAAGTCGCACCTCGACCACAAAGAGGGCGACGCTGCCGATGATTTTGTTACCACGGCGGATATCCTCATTCAGGCTGTGGTGTTGCGTGCGCTGAGCGAGTCGTTCCCTGCATTCCCGTTCACGGTGGTTGGTGAAGAAGATCagcccagcagcgctgtcgccaaagaggtggaggcgtgCATGGCTACGCACTACAGGATCCTCGCAATGCCGTATGAGGCTGAGCTGTACGCAAGCATTCATGCGGGCGACGCATGCAACGTGGACGCTGAAGCTGCGGTTGTCCTGCACGCGGACTCCGACGAGGCAATGCGGCGTCGCCTCGGCATCTTCATTGACCCCATCGACGCCACGAACTGCTTTGTGACCGGGGCCTGGCAAGCCCCGATGACGCTCGTGGGAATCACGCTGGACGACGTTCCCATCGCTGGCGTCATGAACCGCATTTTCCACTACCCACTGACGTGCACCGACCACCCAGCCGTGACAGAGACGCCGGTAAAGTCGTGTGTGCCCGGTCTATCGGTCGTGCTGAACACACCGGCACTTGCGTCGCCGTTTGTGGTGTTTGACGGAGAGCTACTGCCGGGACCAATGCAGATCGAGCCGCAGCCGGAGTGCACTCGCAAGACAACGCTAGCCGTGTGTTGCTCGAGCACCACGAAGGAGTTATTTCTCCAGCGGCTGCTGACACAGCTAGAGCCCTGCAGCCCGGTGCATGCCCGTGGTGCGGGCTACAAGCAGTACCATCTGCTCAAGAAAATGCTGAAGGGACGCCATGTGCCGCACGAGGTCATCACCCCAGCCGACGTATTTGTGTGCCCACCAGCCACCATAAAGAAGTGGGACTGCTGTGCCCCGCACGCCTTCCTCTACACGTTCGGCGGCGACATTTTCGACCGGGATGGTGCGCCGCTTCGCTATCCGCTCATTGACGCCTGCGGTGCGGCAGTCTCCTCCTTGTCTGAGAGTTCTGTGCTGACGAACGGGCTTGTAGCGGTGACCCCGTACGCGAAGACTGAGGTGGCTCGACGTCTGGGATGGACGCCGACGCTCGTACAGTGA
- a CDS encoding hypothetical protein (TriTrypDB/GeneDB-style sysID: LpmP.31.2800), with amino-acid sequence MNALGGRCRSVIVLVSTALHRSPILHEGCGEHVGCVVVPSELAPPAKNIVHHTELFCEANNIGYRVVTVSAMGTEIREMMSAITTATDWLTYPLTLIDCTPVMAEACVASLLTWLHGACPYASTRKESTTEAPYTLVAVLDVARQESCPPPITVNSSARGDALAWLRPTPSYYSELMESAGSLAHGCVVYPVHMYSRYPVLRDRGLRGKWTDGGATAAEPLAACANKCTLSALLRELAFKAGQLPKYGA; translated from the coding sequence ATGAACGCGCTGGGTGGCCGCTGTCGTTCTGTGATTGTGCTCGTGAGCACCGCACTGCACAGGAGCCCAATACTGCATGAGGGATGCGGGGAGCATGTCGGCTGCGTCGTTGTCCCTTCCGAGCTCGCACCACCAGCAAAGAATATCGTCCATCATACGGAGCTCTTCTGCGAAGCGAACAACATTGGCTACCGAGTCGTGACGGTGTCGGCAATGGGAACAGAGATTCGTGAGATGATGAgtgccatcaccaccgcgaCAGACTGGCTTACTTATCCACTCACACTCATCGACTGCACTCCAGTGATGGCGGAGGCGTGTGTTGCCTCCCTGCTGACTTGGCTTCACGGGGCGTGCCCTTACGCGTCCACCAGGAAGGAGAGCACGACAGAGGCGCCGTACACACTGGTAGCTGTCCTGGACGTAGCGCGACAAGAGTCGTGCCCACCGCCTATTACTGTAAACTCCTCCGCGCGCGGCGATGCACTTGCATGGCTGCGACCAACGCCAAGCTACTACTCGGAGCTGATGGAGTCGGCCGGTTCTTTAGCACACGGCTGCGTTGTCTATCCAGTGCACATGTACTCCCGCTACCCTGTTCTTCGGGACCGTGGGCTGCGGGGAAAGTGGactgacggcggtgccactgcGGCGGAGCCGCTGGCTGCGTGTGCAAATAAGTGCACCCTGAGCGCGTTGCTTCGGGAGCTGGCCTTCAAGGCTGGGCAGCTACCCAAGTACGGTGCGTAG
- a CDS encoding squalene synthase, putative (TriTrypDB/GeneDB-style sysID: LpmP.31.2810) — protein sequence MGLLSDSLAMMRVKWQMRSVKLQVPPEEADLRFCYEVMDDVSRSFAAVVAQLADQQLRDAICIFYLVLRALDTLEDDMSVPVNVKLKEMPKFHTRMSDTNWSMTGVGEGRERELLEKYPCVAREFKKLRKEYRDVIANICERVANGMCEFLQRPVVTLDDYNLYCHYVAGLVGHGLTHLFARCGFEDSHLDEDLTNSNHMGLFLQKTNIIRDYYEDICDEPPRMFWPKDIWNLYATELKDLKRESNSAAAVQCLNAMVADALVHVPYVVDYLSTLQDPSVFRFCAIPQVMAIATLKEVYNNPDTFHVKVKVSRPESCRIMLKTTTLYSSLSLFRDYCVELQEALDRDDPSSTSIANSLAAAIERIDMELKKCQDVSYTRSLLARYPGLGGQFVLTVMDTVSGFFGGRREIVGHA from the coding sequence ATGGGGCTCCTTTCGGATTCGTTGGCGATGATGCGTGTGAAGTGGCAGATGCGCTCTGTGAAGCTTCAGGTGCcgccggaggaggcggacttGCGCTTCTGCTATGAAGTCATGGACGATGTCTCCCGCTCCTTCGCGGCCGTTGTGGCACAGCTGGCGGaccagcagctccgcgacGCCATTTGCATCTTTTACCTTGTTCTGCGTGCCCTCGACACCTTGGAGGACGACATGAGTGTCCCGGTAAACGtgaagctgaaggagatgcCAAAGTTTCACACGCGTATGAGTGACACGAATTGGTCCATGACCGGCGTTGGCGAGGGACGCGAGCGTGAACTGCTGGAGAAGTACCCGTGCGTCGCGCGAGAGTTCAAGAAGCTGAGGAAGGAGTATCGGGACGTCATTGCCAACATATGTGAGCGCGTTGCGAACGGCATGTGTGAGTTCCTGCAGCGCCCCGTGGTGACACTGGACGATTACAACCTATACTGCCACTATGTCGCCGGCCTCGTCGGCCATGGCCTCACTCACCTCTTCGCCCGCTGCGGCTTTGAGGACTCGCACCTGGACGAGGACCTCACCAATTCCAACCACATGGGCCTCTTCCTGCAGAAGACAAATATCATCCGCGACTACTACGAGGACATCTGCGATGAGCCGCCGCGCATGTTCTGGCCGAAGGACATATGGAACCTTTACGCGACGGAGCTGAAGGATCTAAAGAGGGAGTCGAacagtgcggcggcggtgcagtgcCTGAATGCCATGGTGGCCGACGCCCTCGTGCACGTCCCGTACGTCGTGGACTATCTTTCCACTCTGCAGGACCCGTCTGTGTTTCGCTTCTGCGCCATCCCCCAGGTGATGGCCATTGCCACGTTGAAGGAGGTGTACAACAACCCCGACACATTCCACGTTAAGGTCAAGGTGTCGCGGCCGGAGTCCTGCCGTATCATGCTCAAGACCACGACCCTCTACAGCTCTCTCAGCCTGTTTCGCGACTACTGCGTCGAGCTGCAGGAAGCGCTAGACAGGGATGACCCCAGCTCCACGTCTATCGCCAACTCGCTTGCAGCAGCGATTGAGCGGATTGACATGGAGCTGAAGAAGTGCCAGGATGTCTCCTACACACGCAGCCTCCTTGCCCGCTACCCAGGCCTTGGAGGTCAGTTCGTGCTCACTGTCATGGACACCGTCTCCGGTTTCTTTGGCGGCCGCAGGGAGATCGTTGGCCACGCGTGA
- a CDS encoding mutt/nudix family protein-like protein (TriTrypDB/GeneDB-style sysID: LpmP.31.2820) has translation MSRLLEFTFSGGQLRRLEQERMGPGFQVQRLQPSYKPRVVIVSKENVAYVPRTQRQPNVGWWHHSLCDGLLTVKDLKELIYVGEDQRTGENIFSSMADNLAGPRLSQLAWAPSKDGCVFEMSRSDQAAYGLAISLVRWHASNRFCANCGTKTDTTHDVGFSRLCPECRQQRFPQIMPAVLVAVMDGKGNVILSQRRKKSQLLTLLSGFLLHGESAEETVRREVEEETGAKVSEVRYIGSQPWPHPYLIMMCYYAVADASPTLVVEVAELESVSWVSKQDVRCALEGRHSDIKLHGPGTTPYAMLKPWVDGEVDDYGRVIKPQSRL, from the coding sequence ATGAGCCGGCTGCTCGAGTTCACCTTTTCCGGCGGTCAGCTGCGTCGcctggagcaggagcgcatgGGCCCCGGATTCCAGgtccagcgcctgcagccCTCGTACAAGCCACGCGTAGTCATCGTAAGCAAGGAGAATGTGGCCTATGTGCCACGCACCCAGCGTCAGCCGAATGTGGGGTGGTGGCACCACTCGCTCTGTGATGGGCTCCTCACAGTGAAGGACCTCAAGGAACTCATCTATGTTGGCGAGGATCAACGAACTGGCGAGAACATCTTTTCCTCCATGGCCGACAACCTCGCCGGGCCCCGACTGTCGCAGCTGGCCTGGGCGCCCTCAAAGGACGGGTGCGTCTTCGAGATGTCTCGGTCGGACCAGGCGGCTTACGGCCTCGCCATATCGCTCGTCCGCTGGCACGCCTCCAACCGATTTTGTGCCAACTGCGGTACCAAAACGGACACGACGCACGACGTCGGCTTCAGCCGGTTGTGCCCCGAGTGtaggcagcagcgcttcccCCAAATTATGCCCGCGGTGCTCGTGGCGGTCATGGACGGCAAGGGAAACGTCATCctgtcgcagcggcgcaagaAGAGCCAACTCCTGACGCTCCTCTCCGGATTTCTTCTGCACGGCGAGTCAGCCGAGGAGACGGTGCGgcgtgaggtggaggaggagaccgGCGCCaaggtgagcgaggtgcgCTACATCGGCTCCCAGCCGTGGCCGCATCCGTACCTGATCATGATGTGCTACTACGCGGTGGCGGACGCGTCACCGACTCTCGTAGTGGAGGTGGCAGAGCTGGAAAGTGTGAGTTGGGTGAGCAAGCAGGACGTCCGTTGTGCACTTGAGGGGCGGCACTCGGACATCAAGTTGCACGGGCCAGGCACTACGCCGTATGCAATGTTGAAGCCGTGGGTCGACGGTGAAGTGGATGACTACGGACGAGTCATCAAGCCGCAGAGCAGACTCTGA
- a CDS encoding serine/threonine protein kinase, putative (TriTrypDB/GeneDB-style sysID: LpmP.31.2830) — protein sequence MEDPDQRKPNGGNNGLPVPPSTTETGKDPLQGILGRMPDCQYVKKRLLGQGSFGSAWRVEESATGSVFAAKVMDLNSMSEKDRGFVTNEVKCLSRSRNPHIVRCENAIEREGHLLIVMEYADGGDLYKQIKARVREMKFFREHEVVFIFLQLCLALDHIHSNKMMHRDLKTANILLTTTGLVKLGDFGFSRQYEDSLSNAVGSTFCGTPYYLSPELWHRQPYSKKSEMWALGVVLYEVMALRRPFTGKNMDELITNICHGRRADLPPSYTASLRDVCNRLLSVDANMRPTIQELFHEPFIRSNLETLKRSVEKHNRIPADVRDAIARCITQSLSTEEPPAQLEEPSPFIGTVSRHTALRGWQKCLLSFDKKQISIRDPSGVDPEEVVPVATLTSVCPIDVMMAGEEFVFAMKNQAGKAFWFMAPNQKAYEQWLSTLQEAAP from the coding sequence aTGGAGGATCCAGACCAGCGAAAGCCGAACGGCGGCAATAACGGTCTGCCAGTGCCACCCAGCACAACAGAGACCGGTAAGGACCCTCTGCAGGGCATCCTCGGTCGGATGCCGGACTGCCAATATGTCAAGAAGCGTTTGCTGGGACAGGGCAGCTTTGGTAGCGCGTGGCGTGTCGAGGAGAGCGCGACCGGCAGCGTCTTCGCCGCAAAGGTGATGGACCTGAATAGCATGAGCGAGAAGGATCGTGGCTTTGTGACCAACGAGGTGAAGTGTCTCTCGCGCTCCCGCAACCCGCACATCGTGCGCTGCGAGAACGCGATCGAGCGAGAGGGACACTTGCTGATTGTGATGGAGTACGCCGACGGTGGAGATCTGTACAAGCAGATTAAGGCTCGCGTGCGCGAGATGAAGTTCTTCCGGGAGCACGAGGTGGTGTTCATCTTTCTACAGCTGTGCCTTGCCCTGGACCACATCCACTCGAACAAGATGATGCACCGCGACCTGAAAACCGCCAACATTCTCCTCACTACCACCGGCCTCGTCAAACTGGGCGACTTTGGTTTTTCACGCCAGTACGAGGACTCCCTTTCCAATGCCGTCGGCTCGACGTTCTGTGGCACGCCGTATTACCTCAGCCCGGAGTTGTGGCACCGCCAGCCGTACAGCAAAAAAAGTGAGATGTGGGCCCTCGGCGTCGTGCTCTACGAAGTCATGGCACTCCGCCGCCCCTTCACCGGCAAGAACATGGATGAGCTCATCACGAACATTTGCCACGGCCGGCGTGCTGACCTGCCGCCATCGTACACGGCGAGTCTTCGCGATGTGTGTAACCGGCTCCTGTCCGTCGACGCCAATATGCGGCCAACAATCCAGGAACTCTTCCACGAGCCCTTTATCCGCTCCAACCTCGAGACTCTCAAGCGCAGCGTTGAGAAGCACAACCGCATCCCCGCCGACGTTCGGGACGCCATTGCACGCTGCATTACACAGTCACTGAGCACGGAGGAGCCCCCTGCGCAGTTGGAGGAGCCGTCGCCATTCATTGGCACCGTAAGTCGCcacacggcgctgcgcggcTGGCAGAAATGTCTCTTGAGCTTCGACAAGAAGCAGATTTCGATCCGTGACCCAAGCGGGGTGGATCCGGAAGAAGTGGTGCCGGTTGCTACCCTCACCTCCGTCTGCCCTATCGATGTGATGATGGCTGGCGAAGAGTTCGTCTTTGCTATGAAGAACCAGGCCGGCAAGGCCTTTTGGTTCATGGCGCCAAACCAGAAGGCATACGAGCAGTGGCTGAGTACGTTGCAGGAAGCTGCCCCGTAA